Part of the Mycolicibacterium mengxianglii genome is shown below.
GAATCACGTTATCAGTCGAGGGTGGGGGGATCCAGAGCCGTGCCCGGGCCGTCAGCGTGCCCGCCGAGCCAGCCGGGCCCGGTCCAGGACCAGCACGGTCTTGCCCCGCACCTGGATCCAACCCCGTTCGACGAACTCGGCGAGCGCCTTGTTCACCGTCTCGCGAGACGAGCCCACGAGTTGGGCGAGTTCTTCCTGGGTGAGGTCGTGTGGGACCCGGATCACCGGCCGGTCCGGTTCCGTGCCGGGGCCCTGCACACCGAATCGGGTTGCCAACTGCAGCAGCAGCTTTGCGACGCGACCCGGGACATCGGTGAAGACCAGATCCGAGACGTTGTCGTGGGTGTCGCGTAGTCGCCGGGCCAGCACGCGCAACAGCTGTTCCCCCAACTCGGGGTAACAGGCGATCAGTGTGCTGAGCTCGGCCCTGTCGATCGACACGGCGCGCACGGTGGTCAGTGCGGTGACCGTCGAGGTGCGTGCACCGAAGTCGAAGACCGACAGCTCCCCGAACACCTCGGAGGGGCCGAGCACAGCGAGCAGGTTCTGGCGGCCGTCGGTGCTGCGACGGCCGACTTTGACCTTGCCCTCGACGATCACGTACATCCGGTCGCCGGATTCGCCCTCAGTGACGATGGTGTACCCGCGCCGGAACTCGACCGGGGTGAGTTCGCGGGTCAGCGCCGCCAATGTCTGACGCCGCACTCCGGCGAACGTGCTGGAATGCTCCAGCACCTGGGTGACCGGGCTTCTCATGTACTCAGCGCGCCGATGTGGGTGCGGCCGCGGTCACCGCGGGGTTCGTAGTCCCGGAGCCGGCGTCGTCATGCGGGTCGGGCATGGCGATGATGGCGTGGACCGGGCAGTCCAGCAGGGCCCGGGTCACCGCATCGCGGTCCGCCTCGGGGATCCGGCCGCTGCCCTCCAACGAGGCGTAACCCCAGTCG
Proteins encoded:
- a CDS encoding Crp/Fnr family transcriptional regulator, with product MRSPVTQVLEHSSTFAGVRRQTLAALTRELTPVEFRRGYTIVTEGESGDRMYVIVEGKVKVGRRSTDGRQNLLAVLGPSEVFGELSVFDFGARTSTVTALTTVRAVSIDRAELSTLIACYPELGEQLLRVLARRLRDTHDNVSDLVFTDVPGRVAKLLLQLATRFGVQGPGTEPDRPVIRVPHDLTQEELAQLVGSSRETVNKALAEFVERGWIQVRGKTVLVLDRARLARRAR
- a CDS encoding ferredoxin, with translation MSDGMRIRLDRTLCDGFGMCARHAPQYFSLDDWGYASLEGSGRIPEADRDAVTRALLDCPVHAIIAMPDPHDDAGSGTTNPAVTAAAPTSAR